A region from the Thauera humireducens genome encodes:
- a CDS encoding helix-turn-helix transcriptional regulator yields MTSNAADPASRGPSGLRVPLRALEPGDRNTLFRCSGLDFDEYDSLVAMAYGGTQDDVPWVQLLETLSTRLGANYVTLILRSQGASQPLQVVFAGEARPAIVQPYEAELAAVDPFVNLPRDRMVMLDELIDEAAWQAGVYYRSFHEPLNLRYHMGADIGMESEPSCRLRVSRPPWAERFGERERAICNLLLPHLHAAVQLRASLDIAEVERHCYVGMLDRLSVGVVLLDRNGRILRLNQAASEILGRRDGLSVVGGSLSAALNGESRALRRLIEQAVVAGVRHEPGVVDGMSVSRPSGGAQLGVAVRAVPPTEWSEPSSRPAAMVIIRDPDARLLASDEQLKRLYGLTNAEAGLAIELMSGRTVDEAAQNLGVSRNTARCQVRAIFAKTGVTRQAELLRVLLSGVAPLA; encoded by the coding sequence ATGACAAGCAATGCAGCCGATCCGGCCTCGCGCGGGCCGTCCGGGTTGCGGGTGCCCTTGCGGGCGCTCGAGCCGGGTGATCGCAACACGCTCTTCCGCTGCAGCGGGCTGGATTTCGACGAGTACGACAGCCTGGTCGCGATGGCTTATGGCGGCACGCAGGACGACGTGCCGTGGGTGCAACTGCTGGAGACGCTGAGCACGCGTCTCGGGGCGAACTACGTCACCCTGATCCTGCGCTCGCAGGGGGCAAGCCAGCCTCTGCAGGTCGTTTTCGCCGGCGAGGCGCGGCCGGCGATCGTGCAGCCCTACGAGGCGGAGCTGGCTGCGGTCGACCCTTTCGTCAACCTGCCGCGCGACCGCATGGTGATGCTCGATGAACTCATCGACGAAGCGGCCTGGCAGGCAGGCGTCTATTACCGCAGCTTCCACGAGCCGCTGAACCTGCGTTACCACATGGGGGCGGACATCGGCATGGAGTCCGAGCCGAGCTGCCGCCTGCGCGTGTCCCGCCCGCCCTGGGCCGAGCGCTTCGGCGAGCGCGAGCGTGCGATCTGCAACCTGCTGCTGCCCCACCTGCATGCGGCGGTGCAGCTGCGCGCCAGCCTGGACATCGCCGAGGTCGAACGCCACTGCTACGTGGGCATGCTCGACCGCCTGTCGGTCGGTGTCGTGCTGCTCGATCGCAATGGGCGCATCCTGCGGCTGAACCAGGCGGCGTCCGAGATCCTGGGCCGCCGCGACGGGCTGAGCGTGGTCGGCGGCAGCCTGTCCGCCGCGCTCAATGGCGAGAGCCGCGCATTGCGCCGCTTGATCGAGCAGGCGGTCGTTGCGGGCGTGCGCCACGAACCCGGAGTCGTCGACGGCATGTCGGTCAGCCGGCCCTCTGGCGGGGCGCAGCTCGGGGTCGCCGTGCGTGCGGTGCCGCCGACCGAATGGTCCGAGCCTTCGAGCCGGCCAGCCGCCATGGTCATCATCCGCGACCCGGACGCGCGCCTGCTCGCGTCCGACGAACAGCTCAAGCGCCTGTATGGCCTCACCAATGCCGAGGCGGGCCTGGCCATCGAGCTGATGTCGGGACGCACGGTCGACGAGGCGGCGCAGAACCTCGGCGTCAGTCGCAACACGGCGCGCTGCCAGGTTCGCGCCATCTTCGCCAAGACGGGCGTCACGCGCCAGGCCGAACTGCTGCGCGTACTGCTCAGCGGCGTCGCGCCGCTGGCCTGA
- a CDS encoding TetR/AcrR family transcriptional regulator, with protein sequence MRESILDAAIRLMGERGSTDVALREIAREANVNHGLVHRHFGTRQDVLIAVLRRQSEVGADFLRDAENIHAAIDRLWEHPKMAENSKLVASALLGGVEPESIAPGHAFRRLEQLLEADDCTDEDRRAATAVAISCLILGWGIFGEYLTANAGAKHPERLRAQVLEILHGLSRDRPNRPGGQAV encoded by the coding sequence GTGCGCGAATCCATTCTCGACGCGGCCATCAGACTCATGGGCGAGCGCGGCAGCACGGATGTGGCCTTGCGCGAGATCGCCAGAGAGGCAAACGTCAATCACGGCCTGGTGCATCGTCACTTCGGCACGCGACAGGACGTGCTCATCGCAGTGCTTCGGCGGCAATCCGAGGTCGGCGCCGATTTTCTGCGCGACGCGGAGAACATCCATGCGGCGATCGACAGGCTCTGGGAACACCCGAAGATGGCCGAGAACTCGAAACTCGTTGCAAGCGCCTTGCTCGGCGGGGTCGAGCCTGAATCCATCGCGCCCGGACATGCCTTCCGACGGCTGGAGCAGTTGCTGGAAGCCGATGACTGCACCGACGAAGACAGGCGAGCCGCGACGGCCGTTGCCATTTCCTGCCTCATCCTGGGATGGGGGATCTTCGGCGAATACCTGACGGCGAATGCAGGCGCGAAGCACCCTGAACGATTACGGGCGCAGGTTCTCGAGATCCTGCATGGGCTGTCCCGCGACAGGCCGAACCGGCCGGGCGGGCAGGCCGTTTAA
- a CDS encoding SDR family NAD(P)-dependent oxidoreductase: MKRFENRVVLVTGAARGQGEVEARLFHAEGARVVIADVLDAEAARLADQLGPNALAVHLDVSDPQQWSAAVDATLARFGRLDVLVNNAGILRWGRIEDMSLEDYTQVIQVNQTGCWLGMKAVLPALKAAGGGAIVNISSAAGIMAIGGASAYTASKFAVRGMSKCAALEFGRYGIRVNSVHPGGIDTPMVQTPDRELNNAYQHQPIARIGTPQEVARLVAFLASDEASYCTGGEFTIDGGMLAGFNATF; encoded by the coding sequence ATGAAGCGTTTTGAAAACAGGGTGGTTCTGGTCACCGGCGCCGCACGCGGACAGGGTGAGGTCGAGGCAAGGCTGTTTCATGCCGAAGGTGCCCGGGTGGTCATCGCTGACGTGCTCGACGCGGAGGCGGCACGGCTGGCGGACCAGCTCGGCCCGAATGCGCTGGCTGTCCATCTCGACGTGTCTGATCCGCAGCAGTGGTCGGCGGCGGTCGACGCGACGCTCGCCCGCTTCGGGCGCCTCGACGTGCTGGTGAACAACGCCGGCATCCTGCGCTGGGGGCGCATCGAGGACATGAGCCTCGAGGACTACACGCAGGTGATTCAGGTCAACCAGACCGGCTGCTGGCTGGGCATGAAGGCGGTGCTGCCGGCGCTGAAGGCGGCCGGTGGCGGCGCGATCGTCAATATCAGCTCCGCCGCGGGCATCATGGCCATCGGCGGGGCGAGCGCCTACACCGCGAGCAAGTTCGCGGTGCGCGGCATGAGCAAGTGCGCCGCCCTCGAATTCGGGCGCTACGGCATCCGCGTCAATTCGGTGCATCCGGGCGGCATCGACACGCCGATGGTGCAGACCCCCGACCGCGAGCTCAACAACGCCTACCAGCATCAGCCGATCGCGCGCATCGGCACGCCGCAGGAAGTCGCCCGCCTGGTCGCCTTCCTCGCCTCCGACGAGGCGTCCTACTGCACCGGCGGCGAGTTCACCATCGACGGCGGCATGCTGGCCGGCTTCAACGCCACGTTCTGA
- a CDS encoding acyl-CoA carboxylase subunit beta, with amino-acid sequence MTTEHHEWGPILRDLQQRRDAAEAMGGEEKVLRHRGTGKLDARQRLLKLFDVGTFTELGAFVGGMATEGGAPVPADALVAGFGKIDGRPVLAGAEDFTVLGGSIGDGAADKRYRLTQLAAQERVPLVFMLEGVGHRLTNTHAGRRPNDLQGLAELSGQVPIVCLVMGAAAGHGALTAPMSDFVVMTEAASLFAAGPPLVKAATGEVVTKEQLGGPQVHVLVSGVAHNLVADDEAAIGLARRYLSYFPANAWERPPRIAIGDTGERRLDGILDLISPNSRKPYRMRAVLELLVDEGSMLEVQPKFGASVVVALARLGGRSVGIVANDPSVMAGTIDADGADKATHFMDVAGAFHLPMIFLADNPGVMSGTRAEQSGALRHAARMFVAQHRLQVPKLHVTLRKAFGFGSSVMAMNPFDGQTLSLAFPAVTLGSLPVAGGADSAKLDAATRARIEAEQVGGAYRLADRMAYDDVIDPRDLRNALLRGLELSEGRFTAAPAPSCVAGIRP; translated from the coding sequence TTGACGACGGAACACCATGAATGGGGTCCGATTCTTCGGGACCTGCAGCAGCGCCGCGATGCGGCCGAGGCCATGGGCGGCGAAGAGAAGGTCCTGCGCCATCGAGGGACCGGCAAGCTGGATGCGCGCCAGCGCCTGCTGAAGCTGTTCGATGTCGGCACCTTCACGGAGCTGGGGGCATTTGTTGGAGGCATGGCGACCGAAGGCGGCGCGCCTGTCCCGGCCGATGCGCTGGTGGCCGGTTTCGGAAAGATCGATGGCCGGCCCGTGCTGGCGGGGGCCGAGGACTTCACCGTGCTGGGCGGCTCCATCGGCGATGGTGCCGCAGACAAGCGCTATCGGCTCACCCAGCTTGCGGCGCAGGAGCGTGTGCCCCTGGTCTTCATGCTCGAAGGCGTAGGGCATCGCCTGACCAACACCCATGCGGGCCGCCGCCCCAATGACCTGCAGGGTCTCGCCGAACTCTCCGGCCAGGTCCCGATCGTCTGCCTGGTCATGGGGGCCGCCGCCGGGCATGGCGCGCTGACCGCGCCCATGTCGGATTTCGTCGTCATGACCGAAGCCGCGTCCCTGTTTGCGGCGGGGCCTCCGCTGGTCAAGGCCGCCACGGGCGAGGTGGTGACCAAGGAGCAGCTTGGCGGCCCCCAGGTGCATGTGCTCGTCTCCGGCGTTGCGCACAATCTCGTGGCGGACGATGAGGCGGCGATCGGTCTTGCGCGCCGTTACCTGTCGTATTTCCCGGCGAATGCGTGGGAGCGGCCGCCCCGGATAGCCATCGGCGACACTGGCGAGCGCCGGCTGGACGGGATTCTCGATCTGATCAGCCCCAATTCGCGCAAGCCGTATCGGATGCGGGCTGTGCTCGAACTGCTGGTCGATGAGGGCAGCATGCTCGAGGTGCAGCCGAAGTTCGGTGCCTCGGTGGTGGTGGCGCTCGCCCGACTCGGGGGCCGGAGCGTGGGGATCGTCGCCAATGACCCCAGCGTGATGGCCGGGACCATCGACGCTGACGGCGCCGACAAGGCCACTCACTTCATGGACGTCGCCGGTGCCTTCCACTTGCCCATGATCTTCCTCGCCGACAACCCCGGCGTGATGAGCGGGACGCGGGCCGAACAGTCGGGCGCACTGCGCCACGCCGCCCGCATGTTCGTCGCACAGCACCGCCTCCAGGTTCCGAAGCTCCACGTCACCTTGCGGAAGGCGTTCGGCTTCGGCTCCTCGGTCATGGCCATGAATCCGTTCGATGGGCAGACGCTCAGCCTTGCATTTCCCGCGGTGACGCTGGGGTCCCTGCCGGTGGCCGGCGGTGCGGATTCGGCCAAGCTGGACGCGGCGACCCGCGCAAGGATCGAGGCGGAGCAGGTGGGCGGCGCCTACCGGCTCGCAGACCGCATGGCCTATGACGATGTGATCGATCCGCGCGACCTGCGCAATGCGCTCCTGCGTGGTCTCGAACTCAGCGAGGGCCGTTTCACCGCGGCGCCGGCACCGAGCTGCGTGGCGGGCATAAGGCCATAG
- a CDS encoding alpha/beta hydrolase: MLLDPQAQAIADQFARLPRPDLDTLNAADYRAGLTAFAALAPALDAGIRTEHIALDGPAGPIAARVYQPGGDAPRPLVVFFHGGGFVSCGLDTHDGLCSGLAARTAAIVVSIDYRLAPEHPFPAAVDDAVAALHAVHRNAAALGGDPARIAVAGDSAGGTLATVSARLVRSAGMRLAHQLLLYPVTDSACDTASHREHANAPILDSGLMRWFWRQYLQNADHGRDPRASPLRAADLAAMPPATVITAGVDPLRDEGEAYALALVAAGVPVTLRRWPGQFHGFASLIGQLDAADEALAFGAAQLRDALTR, from the coding sequence GTGCTGCTAGACCCCCAAGCCCAGGCCATTGCCGACCAGTTCGCCCGCCTCCCTCGCCCCGACCTCGACACCCTCAACGCCGCCGACTACCGCGCGGGCCTGACCGCGTTTGCGGCCTTGGCCCCTGCGCTCGACGCCGGCATCCGTACCGAACACATTGCACTTGACGGCCCCGCGGGCCCGATTGCGGCGCGGGTTTACCAGCCCGGCGGCGACGCGCCCCGGCCACTCGTGGTCTTCTTCCATGGCGGCGGCTTCGTCAGCTGCGGTCTCGACACCCATGACGGCCTGTGCAGCGGCCTCGCCGCGCGCACCGCAGCGATCGTGGTGTCCATCGACTACCGGCTGGCACCGGAGCATCCGTTCCCGGCCGCCGTCGACGACGCCGTGGCAGCGCTACACGCAGTCCATCGCAACGCCGCCGCACTGGGCGGCGACCCGGCACGCATCGCCGTCGCCGGAGACAGCGCGGGCGGCACGCTCGCCACCGTCAGCGCGAGGCTGGTACGCAGCGCCGGGATGCGCCTCGCGCACCAGCTGCTGCTCTACCCGGTTACCGACAGCGCCTGCGACACGGCATCGCACCGCGAGCATGCGAACGCCCCGATTCTCGACAGCGGGCTCATGCGCTGGTTCTGGCGTCAGTACCTGCAGAACGCCGACCACGGGCGCGATCCGCGCGCCTCGCCGCTGCGTGCCGCGGACCTCGCGGCGATGCCCCCCGCCACGGTGATCACCGCCGGCGTCGACCCGCTGCGCGACGAAGGGGAGGCCTACGCGCTTGCGCTGGTCGCCGCTGGCGTGCCGGTCACGCTGCGGCGCTGGCCGGGCCAGTTCCACGGCTTCGCCAGCCTGATTGGCCAGCTCGACGCCGCGGACGAGGCCCTCGCCTTCGGGGCGGCGCAGCTTCGCGACGCGCTGACGCGCTGA